A region of the Equus quagga isolate Etosha38 chromosome 11, UCLA_HA_Equagga_1.0, whole genome shotgun sequence genome:
AAAAAGATTGATGATAATGGGCATAGTTGTTttgattctgattttaaaagaaatataacttttcacttttaaatatgttcttGGCTGGTAATTTGTAATACATGGTATCTTTACTTATCTCGTTGTTAAATGTATTTCATAAGGAATAATCTTATTAAAGATTTTAGGTTGACTTTTGTGTGACTTTTTTGACATCAGTTAAAGGAATTTGCTGTTGCTTCAGAGCATTTTTATGGAAGATATTGAATAGCACATATTTGTGATCTTTTACGTTAGCGAGAGAAGACATCTTCTCATTCTGCTGCGATAAGtgaatgtttctctttcttctgggtCCCTATTCCATGAGTATCTGAACCTGAATTCTAGAGGGTGGAGGAGCAGAGACTCAAGGAAATACaccctttcattcttttgctcttAGGATGTAGAGCTTGGGTGTTTCTATGTACAGGAATTTCTCAAAGTCTTGGGCTGGGACATACACATGTAATATAATAATCctaacaacagcagcagcattGCTGTATATAGAATGTGGGGCGACAGGACACTGTGATAAGGCTTTATGTGAATAAtgccatttaatcctcagaaaagAACACTATTGATAAGTTCTGCCAGcccatgttatagatgaggaaaccgtgACTTAGAGCAGTGGTAACTTGTCCAGGCTTGTACAGCTGagaagtggcagaggcaggacttAGGCCTGGAACCTTTGACATCAGAGCATACACTGTTCACCATCACTTTATCCCGTATTGCATTTGCCTTTGTGTTTGTGCTCTTGTTTGGATTCTCTTGACTGGTGAGAAACAAAAATTACTTGTCAAATAGAACCAAGCCTTaggaatggatggacagatatATACCTTGTGCTCTTGAGAGACAGATGCTGAGGACTAAtgcattttgaaatgtttatggAGCCCAGTAATGCAGTAGTTATGCCTTAGTGGCCAATAATGAGCCCTCCTCCATTAATAATAAGAACACAATTTCCTTAGAAGGAAGTGTTATCTAATTACTTAAAGGCTAGATAATACTTCTTTCTGAGGACTAAGAGTCTATGTAGTTGACATGTGTGttctatttgtaaatttattgagttttttctCTGCGTTTTGCAGACATGTCAATAAGATTGGCATAAGCCATAGGTGCTGCTAATGCTAATGTAATCCATAATTTCACTTTCTTGTCACTTTTCTCCGTAGCATTTCTAAGACAACATTTGATTTTTGGCACCTTCAGAGTAAAAGACGGTTATCTCTAAGAAACCTACTTTCTGTGAAACTTGgtgtatgttttttttaaaacaagacacAAATATGTGGTAGAGTAGGAAATATCTAAGCAATTAGCGTCTATCATCAATGATGAAGATACTAGATCAGTGATTGGGAGCGGGTGGGAACTGCTTGCCTATTTGGAAAggtaatgcattttaaaatcttttaggGGACTTTATTCAAATAACTCCTTTTCTTCACGGTGAAATTCTGTGACATAGTGAGCCAGTTAGGTTTGCTGGGGCAGAAAAATGTTCACAAGCCACTGTGCTAGTCAGCATAGGAGAAGAATTGCTTTATTGAAGCTTAACAGTAATTTTTCCATAAGCTTggtccttaaaaagaaaaaaaagagcacattAGAAGGTTgttacttttctctctctgaataGAAACGTTCCCAAATCTGGAAAGAAGTctatcctaattttaaaatttcttgggaAGGAGCATAAAAATTTCCTTCTGTACTCTTTTCCCGACTCTAGGAATGCTTGAAATAGATTCTTCCTTATGTCTCACAAATTAAATACCTCATTTGTGGCTCACCCATTTCAATTATTTGTCTTGCATTTTAATCTAGCCTTGTTTCAGGCCTTCTTTTTCTGACTCTTTGCTATACTTTATGTTTGTCTCTATTTCATAGGGTAGCTTACTTGTATGTTTATAGAGgattctcagttttcttctagTTGGCGCCCCGGGACAGTTTGCTGTGGAGTGTCAAGATCTCTCCCTTGCCCAGTGCTAGTCCTGTTGTCTGCTTTGTAGGTTCATCGCCTGGCTGTAGCGCCAGATGAATCcgtcctttcttcccttcctcctctccttttcctctccctcccttagTACTGCTCAGGATTTTATCCTGAAGcgaatcttatttttaatttaggtaGGTCAGATTCTAACTTTGGATGTGCAAAAGATAAATTTCCCTCACCTGCACCTTGAAggcttttaattttgtaaatatttaaattttccattaataAATGGTCTGTTAAATATGCACTAAAACCGTTCCTTTACATGTCTTCAAGCCTAAgccttttattgtgtttttaatacttttcttaaatgcaaaaaacaaagccattaaactttccttattaaaatgcaaagcCTAGTGTCTTCTAGCTTTTTGAAGAGCTTTTGTCCATTATATAATCTGTAAAGTAGCCAAGAGTTCCTCAGAAGCAGGACATCATTtagatttaaaacaattatgGCTTGTGTGTAAAATAATGATGTGGCATAACCATTCACTGGGTGGCAACCACAGTTTTACTTTAGTGGCACAATCTTTGGATACGTCTAACATTTCATTTATGATGAAGACTTTACCCAGGTACCTTAGAACAGAAATAGGTCATTTTGAGTCTACTAAGTAGATTAAGTTGGTATGACTAGAAAGCCAAATGACACAGTTATGAGCAtagaccttttatttttttcccagatgtTTGACAGtgtaaacatacataaaatacttattaaattttaaatgctttatattttgtGCAATAAATTgaagccttaaaaagaaaacatttcatttttaaaaaaagaaactcattaGTTTTACTTAATTAAGACAGTAAAATAGCAGCAAGTACCAAGACATTGTGCACTTCTTTTATTTAAGACAAGTTACTTCATTTACATCAGAGTCAGAAATGTAAGACTGGCTTCCTTGAATACTTAATATAGCTTGAATCACTGGTTAGATAGGGGCATATTTCTCAACTATACATCAGAGAGGAGTTCTTTCACTAGTTTCAGAAAATGCAGACCCTCAGACAGCCAGCATGACCACAGCACTGAGCATTAAGAGAAACGAAGCATTCACTTTCCAAACACTTGCCACAGAAGGTAAGCGAGGCTTTACGTTTGTGGTTGTCTCTTCCCTGCGTAAGTTAAGGGTTGTGCTTTGTTGAGGCATTTCAGAGAAATTATTTGGCATGCCACTGGTGATACTTAGGGTCATGGGTGTTGGGGATGATTTTGTTGAGCTAGTGAGGCTTGTGTTTGTAACAATTCCATCTTGGAGATGAATAGTTAGAGTTGCAGCTGCTGCTTCATGTGAATTGATCATTTCTGTGGATGTATCTTCTGGATAGGGCACAAAAGCCTTGTCAGTGCTCGTAAAGGTGGTGTCTTTGCTTAGAGTGGCACCAAACGTTGTTTCCTTTGTTCGATATTGTTTGGGTGTTTTGGTCACTTTCGATTGAGTTACCATACTCAGAGAGTTAATGGTGTCCACTGTCTGCATCCCACTTAGAGTGAACAAGCTTGAGGTAAATCCAGAAGGTGTGGGGTATATGTTATGTTCCTTCAAAGATGATATTTGGCTAGAACAGGGAGTCCCTATCACATGGGCTTTTGTTTCCATCATCCACTTCAATAAGTAAGTAATGTTTTGTTTGTGGTCACATGACCACCTGTTATTGTAAAGGGTTATCTCTTGCAACTGAAAGAGTTGGTCAAAAGCTTGATCTGGAATGAATGTGAACTTATTGTTATGCAGGTAAAGATGTGTGAGATTTGTCAGGTTTATTAATGTTCCTGGAAGGATTTGTGTCAAGGAATTGTTAGACAGGTCCACGATATGTAGTTTGGAGGGCATGTTGGTTGGAACTGTCCAAAGTTTGTTATCACTGAGATTGAGAATCTCAAGACTTCTTAGTGTATTTTTAATGAGGACAACCTTTTCCAGCATATTCTTAGAAACATCCAGATATTTAAGGTTCCACTGATAAGCAGTATCAGATTTGTCAAGCAGTTTAATGTTGTTGTTAGCAGCAGACATGTTCCAGAGGGACCGAGGTAACTGAGCAGGCAGGCTTTCAAGCCTGTTGTTTGAAATATCCAGGGTCCTCAGATTGGTGTATTGGGTTAACTGGTTATGCAGATCAGTAAAGTGGTTATAAGACAGATTTAAATGGATAATATTCTCTTGCAGTCCAGATGGTAATGTAGTCAAGTTTCTGCCCGAACAGTCCACATGCCTGTGCCTCTCTGTGCATGTACATTGGAGaggacaaatgcataaaataccAGGTGTGAGAAACAGAAGGATGAGCAGGCTGGGAGACATTTTCAATATCTGATATTCCATCAAAGCCTGGAAACAAACAGATACACCCTTCTTTTAATATGCAAATACAATTAGGCATCTGCATGGGTCAGTTAGCATTAGGCAAAATTTTCAATAAACCTCGTTGTTGTTGAGTCCTTTTATAATTGTTCCAGTGATTAAACTAACAAAGCTTCCCTTCATTTATAGTCCAAATGCTTAATCTTTCAACTGGGGCTATGTGGTAGAGAGAgactctctccctcttctctctcctacattttctgcattattttctcccttgttttACTTTAGTCTTTCTTATCCTAGAAccttaatattataaaatgacGTTCTCTGCAAATAAAGAGTCGGAATCTCAAGCTATTACTATTTTTGAGATTATCTTTTCTTATTCAGATGGGAAAAAATGGCTGTCGTgactctgttttggttttttttttttaaatctctgcagTAATGTAATAGTcaatgtgtgtgtgcagggtgAAATTTTGGTTTGATATTAAAGGAGTACTTTGAaattcatctttgtctttttaggATAAATATATCCTTGCAAAACATTTTAAGGCACTTGAAAAATCCAGACCAACACCATACGTTTAAGCCTCACAttttataaagtgatttttttctgtatatttcagtgccgattttaaaggaaaacaatgtgGATATATACAAAGtgaatgaatattaaaaagaaatccctCAACTGACACTGCAGCAAATTTC
Encoded here:
- the OMG gene encoding oligodendrocyte-myelin glycoprotein, with product MEYQILKMSPSLLILLFLTPGILCICPLQCTCTERHRHVDCSGRNLTTLPSGLQENIIHLNLSYNHFTDLHNQLTQYTNLRTLDISNNRLESLPAQLPRSLWNMSAANNNIKLLDKSDTAYQWNLKYLDVSKNMLEKVVLIKNTLRSLEILNLSDNKLWTVPTNMPSKLHIVDLSNNSLTQILPGTLINLTNLTHLYLHNNKFTFIPDQAFDQLFQLQEITLYNNRWSCDHKQNITYLLKWMMETKAHVIGTPCSSQISSLKEHNIYPTPSGFTSSLFTLSGMQTVDTINSLSMVTQSKVTKTPKQYRTKETTFGATLSKDTTFTSTDKAFVPYPEDTSTEMINSHEAAAATLTIHLQDGIVTNTSLTSSTKSSPTPMTLSITSGMPNNFSEMPQQSTTLNLRREETTTNVKPRLPSVASVWKVNASFLLMLSAVVMLAV